The window AAGCTTGAACACGGTCCCTCGAACACTTCCAAATGATCATAGGGATCTTCATTGAATACTCTATGATAGgaacgtgggttcccgatcttccgtcaggttctggataactctcgttgtagttGGAGTGCGACCTTAgggatccggcttcagatcctaagactcGAATCCAGCGaccttagcaccacaactcctctggttatcaaccgtgtcacaatccggttgacctcgccaagaaggctaatccctgcaagcgcaacgaagaacacaagcaagaactcgaaagaacgcagcgcaattgaagtgactctacAAATGAATgactaatctcaaagttggggtctcacaaaccaaTGAACGGCGataactgttcttgacagaatgaaattaaggaaaacccaaaccctaacaaggGTGCGGCATCTGCTAATAAACTCTCTAGGGTCATGCAAGACCCCCTGGACGCGCCCCTAGTGGGCTCCAACATGATACAAAGCCCAAAGACCGAAAGACGGCGTCGCAGCGCCGGAACAGAATCTGGACGTCAAATTCCTCGGACGATTCCTGTCTACTCCGGATGAACATGGGCCTGAGACCAGTGCCACTAGAAGAgtattgaaattatctttccatccataccTAGTGCGCCCAAATCCAACTCCGTATGcgacctgggcgtccgttttggTGCAGGCTGTTCCTGAAGTCTGAAACAGACTCGAACTTGACACGTATTGGGCCTCCAACATGGCTTGGACGCCCTTGCTGACCTTCTAAGGTGGTGGACAAGGGGGAGGACGTCCAAGAGCTTCTTTTGGATGTTCTCCACCTCCATGGGTCGTGTCCAACTTGGGCCAGGATCCCAAGGGTGAATATTAGGCCCATGACGACGACGTAGTTGCCGGTAGAAACAATGGCAGAAtgtcttgatgatttgaagacTTTGCCGACGAGATATTGAGGGGGAACCAGATTTATTTGAAAGCTTATCAAATAATCTTTCCATCAAGAGCTCATGGAACCCAATCGCACTCCGGATGACTGAGTTATGACCTTCGCAATGATTCACTATCGGTCTACTGACGAACTGAAAGTTTCAACTTTACATTTGTGCTTACAATCAAAGATTGACATGTGCAAGTGGAATCAAGTGAATTGTACCAAAAATCATTATGCAAATataggaacgagctcaccttgtatTTAACTATCATGGTTGTATCCATAGGTTTCATGTCCTCATCACTCTAGAGAAGGGTTAATTTCGAACCATGGCCTTAAAGGTAGGGCGGGGTTCACCGCTTGCCGAAAGGAATGGATTTGATGAGGATGGTGGCTTCCAGAACTCGCCCTTAGGAATAGAGAGTCGTGGATAGGATGGCTGCTCCATAATAGCAGGGGTAGAGATAGAatcaaggaaaacaaaaaaaaagatgtgaGGACGAACTAAGTCCTAAGATAATATAGCTGCCGCTCCCCGGCAACAGCACCAGAAAGGTTGTTTACATTTTGGAGCTTCACGAataggatccgcaagcgcacgataTCGTCGCAGcattcacccaagagtattccagagtATGGTATCCACTAAGGAACGTGAGTACATTATCTAAGACTCGAATTCGTCCAAGGACAGCACACTACTGAAGAGGTAAGGGACAAAGAGGATTTCTATGGCTCAGAGTCAAAGATAAGATAGAGCTAACTACTTGTTTACTTCAGGCTACCAGCATCACCTAGATAAAACCAGAAGTTCTAATAATAAGGATACTTTCGTACACCCGAACATGGAGTATTAAAATGGCACaaaacagggttgtcaccacctgcaggctatctctacaaaccgtgggatgtCACAAGAATCAAAGGGTAGAGTCTAGTCTAGACATCACATCAACACCGTCTTCTACTAACTCTAAAGTCGAACTGGATTATCCATCTTTATTACGAGTCCTACTCAAGAGGCATCCACAAGTACTAGTGAACAATCGATCTAGAAACTAAACAACTAGTGGACTAGCACTACTTAACTAAGAAACAAAAGCACAAAGAAGATCACGAACACTTACTATGATTGATAAGgttccgtcgaggtacaagctggaGAAGAACACCGAGGGCTGACAACCCTGGCACCTCCCCACctcccctcactctctccctgaTTTCCTAGCACTACCAAGGCAGCACTACACCTCTAAGGTGAGCCTCCAACTCCAAAAGTGAGAGGAGAGTTGATATGAAGTGTCTCATTTctcaccctctcctctcatatttataggagaGGGCCATGGCCATCTTCACTGTCAATTGGAGCCCAGGCCTCTCCGGATAGACTTTAGCATCCAATGAGGAGGTAACACATGCAAGGGGTAAGGTGGCAGCGCCAAAACCTGGTCGGCCGAGCTAGGTGGTTGGCCGACCGGTTTCGGTGGCCAACCGACCTCAAATTTGACCACGAGGCTGCCACGTGAACCCTTATGTTGATTCTTGATGAGTGGGCTTGTCCTAAGTCGGTTTGCTAGCTCTAATGGCCCCATATATCCTCGTGTTCGCCCCTTATAGgtcgagaaggtgttgcctcAGATAGATGATGTGTCACCTTGCTTACGGGCTATATTTCCTTATCATTTCCAAACATAAGTAACTTGCACACAAATATTCACCAACACTTTGTGAAattcgttagtaataactcctaccactaatgTTGATGCTCTTCTTTTATGCGTTCATGCAGGAAGCTCATGGCTTGGTTTGATCCATGAGAGGCTAACCGGCGTGCTCTGACTGGTCGGTTTTCGTAGCATGGACCCTAGAGTTTTTCTTACCTTTATTTCTGCCCAAATTTCGATATAGCAATATTTCAAAGAGGAAACACGGAATTGGCCCTTTTCGGATAAAATATCCATGCATGAGATTTGTATTCTCATAATTTTTAGCTCAATTTGATGCTTAAATTGGGTAGTCATCGAGCATCAACAGATACCTTTGCAAATACTAAACATCCAGGTATGCATTTGAGTATTTGTCATCAAAGTTGCTACACAAAATACCACTTTATTGGTGCTCAAAGTCCACCATTTTCCACCGAAACTTCTGAAAAATTTTATGCCTTTAGCTGATCCTTAGTTTCTGCAAACTTTGTAAATTCTTATTATTATCTAAACACTACAAATTTAGTTCCATTGCAAATTACATACTTTGTACTACAATTTCATACTGATATGTGGTTCACTTGCTTAGCAATATTTCAAAATGTAAGTTGTTAAACATGACTAAGTAGCCATTTCGTCTTTTCATGTAAGTACGTAACTTCCCAATTTCATCCTTcttatgaaatttgaatttcaatctTCAAACTTGAGTATCTTTTATCGAAATCTGTTATTTGACACTCTTTAGAGAGTTTTACATTCACACTTCTCACACTTTTCAAATATGGACGATATTTGACCGAATTTGAAGTAGTTGACTTTTCTTTACTCTATTTTCTTATTTCTTCTCCTTTGTATTTTCTTAACCCTAGTTGCTTAGGGTTAATCTATTCTCTTAAAAGGTGGGTTGTTACAACAAGTGGGGTTCACTGCCGCACATAGTCTAcgacatgtgggcccactcccatattcaatgacatgtgggcccactACTGCACAGTCTTACAACATATGGGCCCAAGAGCCACATCACCAAAACCAAGCGAAGCAGCTTTGACCTAATCAAGGGGGTAATTTGACTGGTATTGAAAGTTTAGGTATGAAAGATTTCTAGTATTTGAGTTCAAGGGTTTCAGATTTAGTTACAAGTTCACAGTCTACaacatgtgggcccactcccatattcaatgacatgtgggcccactGCTGCACATAGTCTTACGACATATGGGCCCAAGTGCCACATCACCAAAACCAAGCGAAGCAGCTTTGACCTAATCAAGGGGGTAATTTGACTGATATTGAAAGTTTAGGTATGAAAGATTTCTGGTATTTGAGTTCAAGGGTTTCAGATTTAGTTACAAGTTCACGGGGTAAAATAGACTTTTCTCTTCCTATTAATGCTGTAGTTGATGTCCTCCCTGCCAGGGCTGGAACATTCTAGTCTCACCTAACAACAGCTAATCGCTCCATCTTATACCAGGTATTTCTGTAATTAATATGATCGTCGAAAGTACAACGATTTACAAGAAACAAGAGCAGACGTTTTTCACACTTATCTCATTACGGAAAGGTCCTAACAAAACAGACATAGATAAATATCTgtatatttcgacacatgtgATGCAATTTCCTAAGTTCaggaaaataattaattttcttgTTTCTCATGTAATCAGAGGATGATCATGAAGTTTTACAAAGAGAAGAATGGCCAAccaaaaatttgaaaagaaaaagaatctaGTGCAACCGGAATAAAACCTGTGATCCTTATTGGTTCAATTGATCAAGGGCATCCAAGAGTATAGGTCTAAACCGTTTACAATCAAGCCTCACATTTTGTGTATCCATGAAAGTCCGTCGGACAAACTCAAATCCATTCTTGTGGAATGCAAGCGGGTTTCTGAAGATCTCGTGATCCAGGGGATATTGATCCATGAGGCTGCTTTCGTGAACACTGATGCTGTAATGCTTGTACCTTAGCCCCATTTGTTCTGCTGGGTAGCCAAAATCAACTCGGCATATCCCATCTAGGGCACCCCATGGTACAATCTGAATCAGTATAGCACTGTGTGGAAGGAACACACAATTTGTGAGCCCAGCACCATGAACACCCATCATCACATCGACAGAATTAACTACCTTGGCGAAATGGGCAACATTAGAGTTCACATTGGCCTCTTCAACAACCACTTCATAGCCTATCTCCTCAGCCATGGCTACAATCTCTTTGAGATTGAGGAACATCCTTGTCCTCTGTCTGGAGATAATCAAAAGTTTTGGCTTGGTCCTGGGGACCTCACCAAGTGCGGTCACTTCATCCCTAGGCAGTGAGTAGGTTCTGCGCATGAACTTATTGAAGTCCACCATTGAGTAATTGTGTGGAGCCTTCAACGGGTCAATTGTGAACTCCATGTAAGCATGAAGGCCAACAATGGTATGCTTAAAGCAATGCACTTCGTTGTCTTTGTTGAAATCAATCAAAGGGTACTTAGTTAGCTTCTCAAATACTACTGCATACTTCCTTGTCCACCAAATAGCCATGTCTGTGATTAGGAATTGAACTTCACCATTAAACTCACTTGCGGTCGTGAAAAGGGGGACAAGCACATCAGTGAAGTCATGGAATAGATTTCCAGTGTATCCTGTCAAAGCAAAGATCACGGCAGGCACGTCATGGTATTTGGTACACTCAGGTGCAACTCTGCTGGACTGCACAGTCACCTCTGTAATATGACTGAGGCATAATTCATCACCTTTGCGAGGGTAAGGCTTAATTTTCCATTGTTCATCTTTCATTGAACCTGTAGGCTCCATGTACATGACTGAACTGCCACTTGGGTGTATCCTAATGTTACCTCGCATCTCACAGACATTCGCTCGGAAGTTTGAGAAATCACACAACGGTTTGTCCCACTCCAT is drawn from Panicum virgatum strain AP13 chromosome 1N, P.virgatum_v5, whole genome shotgun sequence and contains these coding sequences:
- the LOC120655536 gene encoding alpha-1,3-arabinosyltransferase XAT2-like isoform X2 encodes the protein MKAGEHAKLVRGLRQESRRLRLLVIIIGFFLITLTFVVVTKPDAILFNLNGRLSVDQAPRSLLIRQGVDADAAATRRSADTLAAAAEDPKVVDGDSAGVEANANANANAGGASEDEKQALTSETEQGIKAEEATASELLGGEDEEGRKGLHNGRQDDQEHKLTLPTVSNYTIHETTNDSDNGKQEGIKLVMDVDQSNGRDRSHQLELDNMEWDKPLCDFSNFRANVCEMRGNIRIHPSGSSVMYMEPTGSMKDEQWKIKPYPRKGDELCLSHITEVTVQSSRVAPECTKYHDVPAVIFALTGYTGNLFHDFTDVLVPLFTTASEFNGEVQFLITDMAIWWTRKYAVVFEKLTKYPLIDFNKDNEVHCFKHTIVGLHAYMEFTIDPLKAPHNYSMVDFNKFMRRTYSLPRDEVTALGEVPRTKPKLLIISRQRTRMFLNLKEIVAMAEEIGYEVVVEEANVNSNVAHFAKVVNSVDVMMGVHGAGLTNCVFLPHSAILIQIVPWGALDGICRVDFGYPAEQMGLRYKHYSISVHESSLMDQYPLDHEIFRNPLAFHKNGFEFVRRTFMDTQNVRLDCKRFRPILLDALDQLNQ
- the LOC120655536 gene encoding alpha-1,3-arabinosyltransferase XAT2-like isoform X1, with protein sequence MKAGEHAKLVRGLRQESRRLRLLVIIIGFFLITLTFVVVTKPDAILFNLNGRLSVDQAPRSLLIRQGVDADAAATRRSADTLAAAAEDPKVVDGDSAGVEANANANANAGVGASEDEKQALTSETEQGIKAEEATASELLGGEDEEGRKGLHNGRQDDQEHKLTLPTVSNYTIHETTNDSDNGKQEGIKLVMDVDQSNGRDRSHQLELDNMEWDKPLCDFSNFRANVCEMRGNIRIHPSGSSVMYMEPTGSMKDEQWKIKPYPRKGDELCLSHITEVTVQSSRVAPECTKYHDVPAVIFALTGYTGNLFHDFTDVLVPLFTTASEFNGEVQFLITDMAIWWTRKYAVVFEKLTKYPLIDFNKDNEVHCFKHTIVGLHAYMEFTIDPLKAPHNYSMVDFNKFMRRTYSLPRDEVTALGEVPRTKPKLLIISRQRTRMFLNLKEIVAMAEEIGYEVVVEEANVNSNVAHFAKVVNSVDVMMGVHGAGLTNCVFLPHSAILIQIVPWGALDGICRVDFGYPAEQMGLRYKHYSISVHESSLMDQYPLDHEIFRNPLAFHKNGFEFVRRTFMDTQNVRLDCKRFRPILLDALDQLNQ
- the LOC120655536 gene encoding alpha-1,3-arabinosyltransferase XAT2-like isoform X3, translating into MKAGEHAKLVRGLRQESRRLRLLVIIIGFFLITLTFVVVTKPDAILFNLNGRLSVDQAPRSLLIRQGVDADAAATRRSADTLAAAAEDPKVVDGDSAGVEANANANANAGVGASEDEKQALTSETEQGIKAEEATASELLGGEDEEGRKGLHNGRQDDQEHKLTLPTVSNYTIHETTNDSDNGKQEGIKLVMDVDQSNGRDRSHQLELDNMEWDKPLCDFSNFRANVCEMRGNIRIHPSGSSVMYMEPTGSMKDEQWKIKPYPRKGYTGNLFHDFTDVLVPLFTTASEFNGEVQFLITDMAIWWTRKYAVVFEKLTKYPLIDFNKDNEVHCFKHTIVGLHAYMEFTIDPLKAPHNYSMVDFNKFMRRTYSLPRDEVTALGEVPRTKPKLLIISRQRTRMFLNLKEIVAMAEEIGYEVVVEEANVNSNVAHFAKVVNSVDVMMGVHGAGLTNCVFLPHSAILIQIVPWGALDGICRVDFGYPAEQMGLRYKHYSISVHESSLMDQYPLDHEIFRNPLAFHKNGFEFVRRTFMDTQNVRLDCKRFRPILLDALDQLNQ